A window of the Hordeum vulgare subsp. vulgare chromosome 5H, MorexV3_pseudomolecules_assembly, whole genome shotgun sequence genome harbors these coding sequences:
- the LOC123452214 gene encoding uncharacterized protein LOC123452214 isoform X1 yields MRHNGLERSPMPGIEDALMKDSPKASSLEVENPSLADFDHLGGGPTLAGKKRKDVPGGENGGVTKRVLRSDTMKLHVDAEPEGEAAAAAVDVSGADSLEKTDCGEAIAGDSLDKTGCGEAIAGDSLEKTNCEAVAGDSSEEANCEAIAEEGGSGLQTVDACEGDDEHMDEVPVKVDDAIEVPDKCYEDNVESLGVAEENGLDSQQSNSESDDKREKADEKIHSATQEEENVSAAATTGGCTDDSQENKAANGPCQGEVIDPSTAANDDELGIGVSTKSPTSASEPVEQDDTVVRTEGMVLHSGDQGVEKHRHNDDVPIDTGTSLIENGRCVADNHITLTDCTNQKGGLGSPVHRTKGFSTPDIVFIRRRSLTRNSCEMKQVKPEEEEVQFERRVTRSSTVRQREASGSSCKSTANAASMESKGRKEDVVHYRRKVSNTASLKADHTEPAKRGTSTKNNTLNGKVTAQRISSVTGNDYPANITENKASAAEIKINSKPQPSTRSGGIAKATTKDAVSLVDQNVCSSAFTEKNDTELTDSEGVRSENKTAVPKSPLSVGAKIVASKKRMLESGLDKTAGGSPVEMPSMKKTRSTSHTELDQSKKSSGKMATEKHSSSDKKDILTKQQHHSRAAELSRSVNPSNKDASKLSHNGSDVDGTDINITHKRNCRGRRERPPVLIKQEYSSESEEVIVVRKDRRKRKGPMRKQRSGSRPDHSSGSPKASNSKGNRKTKYGSKEKSGNPGEPTCALSEKRKISEQIKAILLDAGWKIDLRPRNGRDYLDSVYIPPTGKGSYWSITKAYAIYQSMQSEQKDEAASENLSKKSPGSPGKIHASTVSSLPEEILSKLKRVVVNKRKTKIELQKSKKRKHGLLKNSKNLKGRPKEKKKISKERKKRGGCALLARGSNQEAGSSNGFAPYEWKRTVFSWLIDLDVLSVNARLKCMDESRSKVLLEGLITRDGINCSCCSKVVTVLEFVAHGGGQLSKPYRNILVDGLDNDLLHCLIIAWDKQSDSERQAFFPVSTEGDDPNDDTCGICGDGGNLICCDGCPSTFHMSCLELEELPSDDWRCTNCSCKFCHEHLNHDVPDNAEIDPLHSCSQCEKKYHPSCSPETEKLSSVSSQAGNHFCQQSCRLLFEELQNLLAVEKDLGPEYACRIIQCIHEDAPETVLDLDGRVECNSKIAVALSLMDECFLPIVDQRTGINLIRNVVYNCGSNFLRLDFRGFYIFILERGDEIVSAASVRIHGTKLAEMPFIGTRHMYRRQGMCRRLLDGIEMILSSLKVEKLIIPAINELVDTWTSKFGFSPLEVSDKQEVKSINMLVFPGTGLLQKSLLNKQASPQEHPGSEGDAETQDSEVMDHWNSSKEDADTCKD; encoded by the exons ATGAGGCATAACGGTTTGGAGCGAAGCCCGATGCCAGGAATAGAGGACGCCCTGATGAAGGACTCGCCCAAGGCTTCCTCCTTGGAGGTGGAAAACCCTTCCCTTGCTGATTTTGACCATCTCGGCGGAGGGCCCACGCTTGcggggaagaagaggaaggatgttcCTGGGGGAGAGAATGGCGGCGTGACAAAGAGGGTGCTCAGGTCGGACACCATGAAGCTGCATGTGGATGCTGAGCCCGAGGGtgaagccgcagccgccgctgtggATGTTAGCGGGGCTGACAGTTTGGAGAAGACTGACTGTGGTGAGGCTATTGCGGGTGACAGTTTGGACAAGACTGGCTGTGGTGAGGCTATTGCGGGTGACAGTCTGGAGAAGACTAACTGTGAGGCTGTTGCAGGTGACAGTTCGGAGGAGGCTAACTGTGAGGCTATTGCGGAGGAAGGCGGAAGCGGGTTGCAGACAGTTGACGCTTGTGAAGGTGATGATGAGCACATGGATGAGGTTCCAGTGAAAGTGGATGATGCTATAGAAGTGCCAGATAAGTGTTATGAGGATAATGTGGAAAGTCTCGGCGTTGCTGAAGAGAATGGTTTAGACAGCCAACAAAGCAATTCTGAATCTGATGATAAGAGAGAGAAGGCAGACGAGAAGATTCACTCTGCAACTCAGGAGGAGGAGAATGTGTCTGCAGCTGCAACAACTGGGGGTTGTACTGATGACTCCCAGGAAAACAAGGCTGCCAATGGACCTTGCCAGGGGGAGGTCATAGACCCATCAACTGCAGCAAATGATGATGAACTGGGCATTGGTGTGAGCACAAAAAGCCCTACTAGTGCATCAGAACCTGTTGAGCAGGATGATACTGTTGTGCGTACTGAGGGAATGGTACTCCACAGCGGTGATCAGGGAGTTGAGAAGCATCGTCACAATGATGATGTACCTATAGACACTGGAACTTCTCTAATTGAGAATGGAAGATGTGTGGCAGATAACCACATTACATTAACTGATTGCACTAACCAGAAAGGGGGCTTAGGAAGCCCTGTACACCGAACCAAGGGGTTTTCAACTCCTGACATTGTGTTTATAAGGAGAAGGTCGTTGACCAGAAACTCATGCGAAATGAAGCAGGTGAAACCTGAAGAGGAGGAGGTTCAGTTTGAGAGGAGAGTTACAAGGTCATCTACAGTTAGACAAAGAGAGGCTTCTGGAAGCTCATGCAAAAGTACTGCAAACGCGGCTAGCATGGAAagcaagggaagaaaggaagatgtTGTTCATTATAGAAGGAAAGTGAGCAATACCGCATCCTTAAAAGCTGATCACACTGAACCTGCTAAACGTGGAACGAGCACAAAGAATAACACACTAAATGGAAAGGTTACTGCCCAAAGAATATCAAGTGTTACTGGTAATGATTATCCTGCAAATATCACAGAAAACAAggcatcagcagcagagataaaAATCAATTCGAAGCCACAGCCGTCCACTAGAAGTGGCGGCATCGCCAAGGCAACAACAAAAGATGCAGTTTCCCTGGTGGATCAGAATGTGTGTAGTTCAGCTTTCACTGAAAAGAATGATACAGAGCTAACAGATTCGGAAGGAGTTAGATCTGAAAACAAGACTGCCGTGCCGAAGTCACCATTATCAGTTGGTGCTAAGATTGTTGCCAGCAAGAAGAGGATGTTGGAATCAGGTCTTGATAAAACTGCTGGAGGGTCACCAGTTGAAATGCCATCCATGAAAAAGACAAGAAGTACTTCTCACACTGAGTTAGATCAATCAAAGAAGTCTTCTGGGAAGATGGCTACAGAGAAGCACTCCAGTTCAGATAAGAAAGATATTTTGACAAAACAGCAGCAccacagtcgagcagctgagttgAGCAGATCTGTTAACCCCTCTAATAAAGATGCCAGCAAGCTTTCACATAATGGGTCTGATGTTGATGGAACTgacatcaatattacccacaagaGAAACTGTAGAGGGCGCAGAGAACGTCCTCCAGTCCTGATAAAACAAGAGTACTCTAGTGAATCCGAGGAAGTTATTGTCGTGAGAAAAGATCGGCGAAAAAGGAAAGGTCCAATGCGTAAACAAAGGTCTGGATCTAGACCAGACCATTCATCTGGTTCTCCCAAAGCAAGTAATTCCAAAGGCAATAGAAAGACAAAATATGGTTCCAAAGAAAAATCTGGAAACCCAGGTGAACCAACATGTGCTCTCAGTGAGAAGCGTAAAATAAGTGAACAGATAAAGGCCATACTTCTGGATGCTGGTTGGAAGATTGATCTGAGACCCAGGAATGGCAGGGATTATTTGGATTCTGTCTATATACCTCCAACTGGTAAAGGATCTTACTGGTCAATCACAAAAGCATATGCAATTTATCAAAGTATGCAATCTGAGCAAAAGGATGAAGCTGCGAGCGAGAATTTATCAAAAAAATCTCCGGGCAGCCCTGGCAAAATACATGCTTCGACGGTTAGTTCTTTACCAGAGGAGATCCTGAGCAAATTAAAAAGAGTAGTTGTTAACAAGCGAAAGACCAAAATTGAGCTTCAGAAGTCAAAAAAGAGGAAGCATGGTTTGCTAAAGAACTCTAAAAATTTAAAGGGAaggccaaaggaaaagaaaaagatttcaaaggaaaggaaaaagcgAGGTGGTTGTGCTCTACTTGCTCGTGGATCAAATCAGGAGGCTGGAAGCAGCAATGGATTTGCTCCATATGAATGGAAACGCACAGTTTTCTCCTGGTTGATTGATCTGGATGTTCTATCCGTCAACGCTAGACTGAAATGCATGGATGAAAGCCGCTCAAAAGTTCTGCTAGAGGGTTTAATCACCAGGGATGGAATTAACTGTAGCTGCTGTAGCAAGGTTGTCACAGTTCTCGAATTTGTGGCTCATGGTGGTGGTCAACTGAGCAAACCGTACAGGAATATACTTGTGGATGGTCTGGACAATGACCTTTTGCATTGTCTCATTATTGCATGGGACAAGCAGTCTGATTCTGAAAGACAGGCATTTTTTCCTGTTAGCACTGAGGGTGATGATCCCAATGATGACACATGTGGTATTTGCGGTGATGGAGGCAATTTGATCTGCTGTGACGGATGCCCCTCAACATTCCACATGAGTTGCCTAGAACTCGAG GAACTTCCATCTGATGATTGGCGTTGTACAAACTGCTCTTGTAAATTTTGTCACGAGCATTTGAATCATGACGTTCCAGACAATGCTGAAATTGATCCATTACATTCTTGTTCCCAATGCGAGAAGAAAT ATCACCCATCTTGCTCTCCCGAGACTGAGAAGCTATCCAGTGTCTCCAGTCAGGCAGGAAATCATTTTTGCCAACAAAGTTGCAGACTG CTGTTTGAGGAATTGCAGAATCTTCTTGCGGTCGAGAAGGATCTTGGACCTGAATATGCATGCAGAATCATTCAGTGCATTCATGAAGATGCACCAGAAACAGTTCTTGATTTGGATGGAAGGGTCGAGTGTAATTCTAAGATTGCAGTTGCTCTTTCACTGATGGATGAGTGCTTTCTTCCTATTGTTGACCAAAGAACTGGCATCAACTTGATACGTAATGTTGTGTACAATTGTGG ATCAAATTTTCTCCGGCTGGATTTCCGTGGATTTTATATCTTTATTTTGGAACGTGGAGATGAAATAGTATCCGCAGCATCAGTCAG AATACATGGGACCAAGTTAGCAGAGATGCCATTCATTGGTACACGACATATGTATCGGCGCCAAGGGATGTGCCGTCGACTTTTAGATGGAATTGAAATG ATCCTCAGTTCTCTCAAAGTTGAGAAGTTGATCATTCCTGCTATTAATGAACTTGTGGACACCTGGACATCCAAATTCGGATTTAGCCCACTTGAAGTTTCAGACAAGCAAGAAGTCAAGTCTATCAACATGTTAGTTTTTCCTGGTACAGGTCTTCTTCAGAAGTCATTGCTAAATAAGCAGGCTTCACCCCAGGAACACCCAGGTTCTGAAGGAG ATGCGGAGACCCAAGATTCGGAGGTCATGGATCACTGGAACAGCAGCAAAGAAGATGCTGACACTTGCAAAG ATTGA